A single region of the Streptomyces sp. NBC_00425 genome encodes:
- a CDS encoding Zn-ribbon domain-containing OB-fold protein, with protein MLTPVPDADGAPFWEYAARGELRVQTCADCGEPRFPPRPCCPHCRSFASEWRETSGRGRIWSYVVPHPPLLPDYAAHAPYVVLLVELTEAPRIRLVGNLVSEPGAALGSVPPDRVRIGARVQAVFDADGLPQWVLERP; from the coding sequence ATGCTCACCCCCGTCCCCGACGCCGACGGCGCCCCCTTCTGGGAGTACGCCGCCCGAGGCGAACTGCGGGTCCAGACCTGCGCCGACTGCGGCGAGCCCCGGTTCCCGCCCCGCCCCTGCTGTCCGCACTGCCGGTCGTTCGCGAGCGAGTGGCGGGAGACCTCCGGACGCGGGCGGATCTGGTCCTACGTCGTCCCGCATCCGCCCCTGCTGCCCGACTACGCCGCGCACGCCCCCTACGTCGTGCTCCTCGTCGAACTGACCGAGGCGCCACGGATCCGGCTGGTCGGCAACCTGGTGAGCGAGCCCGGGGCGGCCCTCGGCTCCGTCCCGCCGGACCGCGTGCGCATCGGCGCCCGGGTACAGGCCGTCTTCGACGCGGACGGACTTCCGCAGTGGGTCCTGGAGCGCCCGTGA
- a CDS encoding lipid-transfer protein, translating into MTLKDATAIVGIGQTAFAKHLPESERALACRAVLAALDDAGIDPGEVDALASYTMEETDEVELAKAVGFGDLTYFSKVGFGGGGSCATVAHLAGAIAAGQATVGVAWRSRKRGSGPRPWTNTSVQLPTPAQWTRPFGLLRPADEIAMLARRYLHEYGATRDHLFNVALACRNRANRNPAAIMYDRPLTREMYMTARWISEPLCLYDNCLETDGALACVIVGRERARDCRSTPVYVHSAAQGLPAQHHGMVNYWNDDPLTGPAWAAARHLWKHADFTPSDVDVAQIYDAFTPLVPLSLEGYGFCGRGEGGAFTEGGALETGGRLPLNTGGGGLSEAYVHGFNLINEGVKQLRGTSTSQVPGAATCLVTAGEGVPTSALLLRN; encoded by the coding sequence GTGACCCTCAAGGACGCCACCGCCATCGTCGGCATCGGCCAGACCGCGTTCGCCAAGCACCTCCCCGAGTCGGAGCGGGCCCTCGCCTGCCGGGCGGTCCTCGCCGCCCTCGACGACGCCGGGATCGACCCGGGCGAGGTCGACGCCCTCGCCTCCTACACCATGGAGGAGACCGACGAGGTCGAGCTGGCGAAGGCCGTCGGCTTCGGGGACCTGACCTACTTCAGCAAGGTCGGCTTCGGCGGCGGCGGTTCCTGCGCCACCGTCGCGCACCTCGCCGGCGCCATCGCCGCCGGACAGGCCACCGTGGGCGTCGCCTGGCGCTCGCGCAAGCGGGGCAGCGGGCCGCGCCCGTGGACCAACACATCCGTCCAACTGCCCACCCCGGCCCAGTGGACGCGCCCCTTCGGCCTGCTGCGGCCGGCCGACGAGATAGCCATGCTGGCCCGCCGCTACCTGCACGAGTACGGCGCCACCCGCGACCACCTGTTCAACGTCGCGCTCGCCTGCCGCAACCGGGCCAACCGCAACCCGGCCGCGATCATGTACGACAGGCCGCTCACCCGCGAGATGTACATGACCGCCCGGTGGATCAGCGAGCCGCTCTGCCTCTACGACAACTGCCTGGAGACCGACGGCGCGCTGGCCTGCGTGATCGTCGGCCGGGAACGTGCGCGGGACTGCCGCAGCACACCGGTCTACGTCCACTCCGCCGCCCAGGGCCTGCCCGCCCAGCACCACGGCATGGTCAACTACTGGAACGACGACCCGCTCACCGGGCCCGCCTGGGCGGCAGCCCGACACCTGTGGAAACACGCCGACTTCACCCCCTCCGACGTCGACGTCGCCCAGATCTACGACGCGTTCACCCCGCTGGTCCCGCTCTCCCTTGAGGGCTACGGGTTCTGCGGTCGGGGCGAGGGCGGCGCGTTCACCGAGGGCGGCGCCCTGGAGACCGGCGGACGGCTGCCCCTGAACACCGGCGGCGGCGGACTCAGCGAGGCCTACGTCCACGGCTTCAACCTCATCAACGAAGGCGTCAAGCAGCTGCGCGGGACCAGCACCTCCCAGGTCCCCGGCGCCGCCACCTGCCTCGTCACCGCCGGCGAGGGCGTCCCGACGTCCGCCCTGCTGCTCCGCAACTGA
- a CDS encoding FadD3 family acyl-CoA ligase produces the protein MRADVKWGSIPGLVRAAAERYADAEAVVEGRTRIGYAELGARIERAAAACMANGVQAGDRVGIWAPNSLDWIVAALGAVSAGAVLVPVNTRFKGVEAVDVLRRSGARLLFVTGAFLGTSYVASLRRAAGEGAPTGPGPLPALPALEQVVVLSDDAPADFRAWKDFLASGEGVGRAQVRERADAVRGEDPSDIVFTSGTTGRPKGAVITHAQTLRAYGIWTDLAGLRHGDRYLIVNPFFHTFGYKAGVIASLMRGATMIPQPVFDVDTVLANVAAERVSVLPGPPTLHQSLLDHASRDKHDLSALRLVVTGAAVVPLRLVERLRGELGVETVLTAYGLSEASGVVTMCRRGDDPTVVAATSGRAIPGTEVRVDAAPGMPGEVLVRGFHVMRGYYEDPAATAQTLTPDGWLRTGDVGVLDAAGNLRITDRIKDMFIVGGFNAYPAEIEQLLGLHPDVADVAVIGVPDARLGEVGRAYVVRRPGAVSTSDDLIAWSRREMANYKVPRSVEFVSALPRNAGGKVLKGELRGLRRRPPQE, from the coding sequence ATGCGCGCAGACGTGAAATGGGGCAGCATCCCGGGCCTGGTGCGCGCGGCGGCCGAGCGGTACGCCGACGCCGAGGCGGTGGTGGAGGGCCGCACCCGGATCGGCTACGCGGAGCTCGGCGCCCGGATCGAGCGTGCGGCGGCGGCCTGCATGGCGAACGGGGTCCAGGCGGGCGACCGGGTCGGCATCTGGGCGCCGAACTCGCTGGACTGGATCGTCGCGGCGCTGGGCGCGGTGTCGGCGGGGGCCGTGCTGGTCCCGGTCAACACCCGCTTCAAGGGCGTCGAGGCGGTGGACGTGCTGCGCCGGAGCGGGGCGCGGCTGCTGTTCGTGACGGGCGCCTTCCTCGGCACCTCGTACGTGGCGTCGCTGCGCCGGGCGGCGGGCGAGGGGGCGCCCACCGGGCCCGGCCCGCTGCCCGCACTGCCCGCCCTGGAACAGGTCGTCGTCCTCTCCGACGACGCCCCGGCCGACTTCCGGGCCTGGAAGGACTTCCTGGCGAGCGGGGAGGGGGTCGGGCGGGCGCAGGTGCGGGAGCGGGCGGACGCGGTGCGCGGGGAGGATCCGTCGGACATCGTCTTCACCTCGGGCACCACGGGCCGTCCCAAGGGCGCGGTGATCACGCACGCGCAGACCCTGCGGGCGTACGGGATCTGGACCGACCTGGCCGGGCTGCGGCACGGCGACCGCTACCTGATCGTGAACCCCTTCTTCCACACCTTCGGCTACAAGGCCGGCGTGATCGCCAGCCTGATGCGGGGCGCGACGATGATCCCGCAGCCCGTGTTCGACGTGGACACGGTGCTGGCGAACGTGGCCGCGGAACGGGTGTCGGTGCTGCCCGGGCCGCCGACCCTGCACCAGTCGCTCCTGGACCACGCCTCCCGCGACAAGCACGACCTCTCGGCGCTGCGGCTGGTGGTGACGGGTGCGGCGGTGGTGCCGCTGCGGCTCGTCGAACGGCTGCGGGGCGAGCTGGGCGTGGAGACGGTCCTCACCGCGTACGGCCTTTCGGAGGCGAGCGGCGTCGTCACGATGTGCCGCCGCGGCGACGACCCCACGGTCGTCGCCGCCACCTCGGGCCGTGCGATCCCGGGCACCGAGGTACGCGTGGACGCGGCCCCGGGGATGCCCGGCGAGGTGCTGGTCCGGGGCTTCCACGTCATGCGCGGCTACTACGAGGACCCGGCGGCGACGGCTCAGACGCTGACCCCCGACGGCTGGCTGCGCACCGGGGACGTGGGCGTCCTGGACGCGGCGGGCAACCTGCGCATCACCGACCGGATCAAGGACATGTTCATCGTCGGCGGCTTCAACGCCTACCCGGCGGAGATAGAGCAACTCCTCGGCCTGCACCCGGACGTGGCCGACGTCGCCGTGATCGGCGTGCCCGACGCCCGCCTGGGCGAGGTGGGCAGGGCCTATGTCGTGCGGCGGCCGGGCGCGGTGTCCACGTCCGACGACCTGATCGCCTGGTCCCGGCGGGAGATGGCGAACTACAAGGTGCCGAGGTCGGTGGAGTTCGTGAGCGCGCTCCCGCGCAACGCCGGCGGCAAGGTGCTGAAGGGCGAACTGCGGGGGCTGCGCCGGCGTCCCCCGCAGGAGTGA
- a CDS encoding type II toxin-antitoxin system RelE/ParE family toxin: MRPGSGGNTEIRILFAFDPARRAVLLVAGDKAGRRNGWYESNIPIAEKRYGEHIAELETREYE, encoded by the coding sequence TTGCGGCCCGGGTCCGGTGGGAACACCGAGATCCGCATTCTGTTCGCCTTCGACCCGGCACGCCGGGCGGTCCTTCTGGTCGCCGGTGACAAAGCAGGACGGCGGAACGGTTGGTACGAGTCCAACATCCCGATCGCCGAGAAGCGCTACGGCGAGCACATCGCCGAGCTGGAAACGAGGGAGTACGAATGA
- a CDS encoding XRE family transcriptional regulator translates to MSTVGWEEVKRRADESRRAAGLPVRSPEEKRADMDRLLAEVRAYKLAELRREQDLTQRDIADSMGVSAPRISAIEHGEIDRTEVATLRSYVRALGGELRIVADFGDTHYTVA, encoded by the coding sequence ATGAGCACCGTCGGCTGGGAGGAAGTGAAGCGGCGGGCGGACGAGAGTCGACGGGCCGCAGGGCTGCCCGTTCGGTCCCCGGAAGAGAAGCGGGCCGACATGGACCGCCTGCTCGCCGAGGTCCGGGCCTACAAGCTCGCCGAGCTCCGCCGGGAGCAGGATCTCACCCAGCGTGACATCGCCGACTCGATGGGGGTGTCCGCCCCCCGGATCTCGGCGATCGAGCACGGGGAGATCGATCGTACGGAGGTCGCCACCCTGCGCTCCTATGTGCGGGCCCTGGGCGGCGAACTCAGGATCGTCGCGGACTTCGGGGACACGCATTACACGGTGGCGTGA
- a CDS encoding AfsR/SARP family transcriptional regulator: MDDRAEHGGPRVPQQRRSGAAGEPAALRFDVLGPVRARRGEQQLTTGSPQQRALLAALLLREGRTATAGELIDALWGEDPPSQALAAVRTYASRLRKALDPGVLVTESGGYAVRGLGEGALDLAVAQEFAAEADKARAAGDLGRARQTLNRALGLWDGEALAGVPGPYAEAQRVRLEEWRLGLLESRLDMDLEQGCHADAVSELTALTAAYPLRERLRELLMLALYRSGRQAEALAVYADTRRLLAEELGVDPRAGLRELQRRILQADPELAEPSAPAAEPAVVRVRPAQLPATVPDFTGRAAFVAELTEVLAAAGGDGAGGVMAVSALAGIGGVGKTTLAVHVAHRARPVFPDGQLYVDLQGAGARAAEPETVLGAFLRALGTAESAIPDSLEERAALYRSLLDGRRILVLLDNARDAAQVRPLLPGTEGCAALVTSRVRMVDLAGAHLVDLDVMSPDEALSLFTRIVGEERVASEREAALDVVAACGFLPLAIRIAASRLASRRTWTVSVLAAKLADERRRLDELQAGDLAVKATFELGYGALEPAQARAFRLLGLADGPDISLRAAAAVLDLPPEEAEDLLESLVDTSLLESAAPGRYRYHDLVRLYARSCAERDEQAAGERGVAMSRLLDFYLATATGVYAIERPGERVLEHLSRGSYPGLSFADRGQALDWLFTEASGLLAAVQQTGTAGMLRRAADLLLAAVDLGESGISSRQYVLAATAVVAAAQRTRDPYAEGRARLMHSHILGVSGQFAESDREAGAALTLGLAAQDPVVCAQAPNQQGIIALYNGRHDEAEQHLTKALAAFRADRNTPGEASALCNLSRVHLATGRTESAVSLARQGVTIYERDDTGMALRLANGKYALGLALTSAGEITPALRALTDALGMFQDARQQLWHGMTLFRLAELHLADHGPARAAACAEQALAVLHGIGGDWRRANVLTALGRGLHGVGQLDRARVCWQEALSVFETLRSPEAADVRTLLASAPVG; encoded by the coding sequence ATGGACGACCGCGCAGAGCACGGCGGCCCGCGTGTGCCGCAGCAGAGGCGCTCCGGCGCGGCCGGGGAGCCGGCCGCGCTGCGCTTCGATGTGCTCGGCCCGGTGCGCGCCCGCCGCGGCGAGCAACAGCTGACCACCGGCAGTCCCCAGCAACGCGCGCTGCTGGCCGCCCTGTTGCTGCGCGAGGGCCGTACCGCGACGGCCGGCGAGCTGATCGACGCGCTGTGGGGCGAGGATCCGCCCTCGCAGGCGCTGGCGGCGGTGCGGACGTACGCCTCCCGGCTGCGCAAGGCCCTTGACCCGGGCGTCCTGGTGACCGAGTCCGGCGGATACGCCGTACGCGGACTGGGCGAGGGCGCCCTGGACCTGGCGGTGGCGCAGGAGTTCGCGGCGGAGGCGGACAAGGCGAGGGCGGCCGGCGACCTGGGCCGGGCCCGGCAGACGTTGAACCGGGCGCTCGGCCTGTGGGACGGCGAGGCGCTGGCCGGCGTCCCCGGACCCTATGCGGAGGCGCAGCGCGTCCGGCTGGAGGAGTGGCGACTGGGGCTGCTGGAATCCCGCCTGGACATGGACCTGGAGCAGGGCTGCCACGCGGACGCCGTGTCGGAGCTGACCGCGCTGACGGCGGCCTACCCGCTGCGCGAGCGGCTGCGCGAACTGCTGATGCTGGCGCTGTACCGCAGCGGCCGGCAGGCGGAGGCGCTGGCGGTGTACGCGGACACCCGGCGGCTGCTGGCCGAGGAACTGGGCGTGGACCCGCGGGCGGGGCTGCGGGAGCTGCAGCGCCGCATCCTCCAGGCCGACCCGGAGCTGGCGGAGCCGTCGGCGCCCGCCGCGGAACCGGCGGTGGTGCGGGTACGTCCCGCGCAACTCCCGGCGACCGTGCCGGACTTCACCGGCCGGGCGGCCTTCGTGGCGGAGCTGACCGAGGTACTGGCGGCGGCCGGCGGCGACGGCGCCGGCGGAGTGATGGCCGTGTCGGCTCTGGCGGGCATCGGCGGCGTGGGCAAGACGACCCTCGCGGTGCACGTGGCGCACCGGGCCCGCCCGGTCTTCCCCGACGGGCAGCTGTACGTCGACCTGCAGGGCGCCGGAGCGCGGGCGGCGGAGCCGGAAACGGTCCTCGGCGCCTTCCTGCGCGCCCTCGGCACCGCGGAGTCGGCGATCCCGGACTCCCTGGAGGAACGGGCCGCGCTGTACCGCTCGCTCCTGGACGGGCGTCGCATCCTGGTGCTGCTGGACAACGCGCGGGACGCCGCCCAGGTGCGTCCCCTGCTGCCGGGCACGGAGGGCTGCGCGGCGCTGGTCACCTCCCGGGTGCGGATGGTGGACCTGGCCGGCGCCCACCTGGTCGACCTGGACGTGATGTCCCCGGACGAGGCGCTGTCCCTGTTCACCCGGATCGTGGGCGAGGAGCGGGTGGCGTCGGAGCGGGAGGCGGCCCTGGACGTGGTCGCCGCCTGCGGCTTCCTGCCGCTGGCGATCCGCATCGCGGCGTCCCGGCTGGCGTCCCGGCGCACCTGGACGGTCTCGGTGCTCGCCGCCAAGCTGGCCGACGAACGGCGGCGGCTGGACGAGCTCCAGGCGGGCGACCTCGCGGTGAAGGCGACGTTCGAGCTCGGCTACGGGGCGCTGGAGCCGGCCCAGGCCCGCGCGTTCCGTCTGCTGGGCCTCGCGGACGGCCCGGACATCTCCCTGCGGGCGGCCGCGGCGGTCCTCGACCTGCCGCCGGAGGAGGCCGAGGACCTGCTGGAGTCCCTGGTGGACACCTCCCTGCTGGAGTCGGCGGCGCCCGGCCGCTACCGATACCACGACCTGGTCCGGCTGTACGCCCGGTCGTGCGCGGAACGGGACGAGCAGGCGGCCGGCGAGCGGGGGGTGGCGATGTCGCGGCTGCTGGACTTCTATCTCGCGACCGCGACGGGCGTCTACGCGATCGAGCGGCCCGGAGAACGGGTGCTGGAACACCTGAGCCGCGGCAGCTACCCGGGTCTGTCCTTCGCCGACCGGGGCCAGGCCCTGGACTGGCTGTTCACCGAGGCGAGCGGACTGCTCGCGGCGGTGCAGCAGACCGGAACGGCGGGCATGCTGCGCCGGGCGGCCGATCTGCTCCTCGCGGCCGTCGACCTCGGAGAGTCGGGGATCAGCTCACGCCAGTACGTGCTGGCCGCCACGGCGGTGGTCGCGGCCGCCCAGCGGACCCGGGACCCCTACGCGGAGGGCCGGGCGCGCCTGATGCACAGTCACATTCTCGGTGTTTCCGGCCAGTTCGCGGAGTCGGACCGCGAGGCGGGCGCGGCGCTGACGCTGGGCCTCGCCGCCCAGGACCCCGTGGTCTGCGCCCAGGCGCCCAACCAGCAGGGCATCATCGCCCTCTACAACGGGCGGCACGACGAGGCCGAGCAGCACCTCACGAAGGCGCTGGCCGCCTTCCGCGCCGACCGGAACACCCCGGGCGAGGCCAGCGCCCTGTGCAACCTGTCCCGGGTCCACCTGGCGACCGGCCGCACCGAGAGCGCCGTGTCCCTGGCCCGGCAGGGCGTCACCATCTACGAGCGCGACGACACCGGCATGGCGCTGCGCCTGGCGAACGGGAAGTACGCGCTGGGGCTGGCCCTGACCAGCGCCGGCGAGATCACGCCGGCGCTCCGCGCGCTCACCGACGCGCTCGGCATGTTCCAGGACGCCCGCCAGCAGCTGTGGCACGGCATGACCCTGTTCCGGCTCGCCGAGCTGCATCTCGCCGACCACGGCCCGGCCCGCGCCGCGGCCTGTGCCGAACAGGCCCTCGCCGTCCTGCACGGCATCGGCGGGGACTGGCGGCGCGCCAACGTCCTCACGGCCCTCGGCCGCGGCCTGCACGGCGTCGGCCAGCTCGACCGGGCGAGGGTGTGCTGGCAGGAGGCGCTGTCGGTGTTCGAGACGCTGAGGTCCCCGGAGGCGGCGGACGTCCGCACGCTGCTGGCCTCGGCGCCGGTGGGGTGA
- a CDS encoding amidohydrolase family protein, which produces MDTSSAVSPAVRSGASPAATPLPPIISVDDHTVEPSTVWQDRLPKRYLDTGPRVVRAPLKEMTFLGGRFKPVMGEPGDDGPIGDWWVYEDLHRPLTRLDTAVGFSRDEIKLEVITYEQMRPGSYDVPSRLADMDVNHVQSALCFPTFPRFCGQTFTEAADRELGLLCVRAYNDWTVEEWCGPRAGGRLIPLTLVPLWDAELAAAEVRRNAARGVRAVAFSEIPPHLGLPSVHTDYWDPFLAACDETGTVVAMHIGSSSRMPSTSEDAPPAVGSTITFANCCFSMVDWLMSGKFERFPNLKVMYAEGQIGWIPYILERADVVWEENRGWGGVADKVHRPPSELFADHVFGCFFDDAFGLRNLDSVGAGNVLYETDYPHSDSTWPKSREVGEAQMGHLAPDVVERIVRGNAIKLLGLTEDGLWSPR; this is translated from the coding sequence ATGGACACCTCATCCGCCGTCTCGCCCGCCGTCCGGTCCGGCGCCTCGCCCGCCGCCACGCCGCTCCCGCCGATCATCTCCGTCGACGACCACACCGTGGAGCCGAGCACCGTCTGGCAGGACCGCCTGCCGAAGAGGTACCTCGACACCGGACCCCGTGTCGTCCGGGCCCCGCTGAAGGAGATGACCTTCCTCGGCGGCCGCTTCAAGCCCGTCATGGGCGAGCCCGGCGACGACGGACCGATCGGCGACTGGTGGGTCTACGAGGACCTGCACCGCCCGCTCACCCGCCTCGACACCGCCGTCGGCTTCAGCCGGGACGAGATCAAGCTGGAGGTCATCACCTACGAGCAGATGCGCCCGGGCTCGTACGACGTCCCCTCCCGGCTCGCCGACATGGACGTCAACCACGTCCAGTCCGCCCTCTGCTTCCCCACCTTCCCGCGCTTCTGCGGACAGACCTTCACCGAGGCCGCCGACCGTGAGCTGGGCCTGCTGTGCGTGCGCGCCTACAACGACTGGACGGTGGAGGAGTGGTGCGGCCCCCGGGCCGGGGGGCGGCTGATCCCGCTCACCCTCGTCCCGCTGTGGGACGCGGAGCTGGCGGCCGCCGAGGTCCGGCGCAACGCGGCCCGCGGGGTGCGCGCGGTCGCCTTCTCCGAGATACCCCCGCACCTCGGCCTGCCCTCCGTGCACACCGACTACTGGGACCCCTTCCTCGCCGCCTGCGACGAGACGGGCACGGTCGTCGCCATGCACATCGGCTCCAGCAGCCGTATGCCGTCCACGTCGGAGGACGCCCCGCCCGCCGTCGGCTCCACCATCACCTTCGCCAACTGCTGCTTCTCGATGGTCGACTGGCTGATGAGCGGCAAGTTCGAGCGCTTCCCGAACCTGAAGGTGATGTACGCGGAGGGCCAGATCGGCTGGATCCCGTACATCCTGGAGCGCGCGGACGTGGTGTGGGAGGAGAACCGCGGCTGGGGCGGGGTCGCCGACAAGGTCCACCGGCCGCCGTCCGAGCTGTTCGCCGACCACGTCTTCGGCTGCTTCTTCGACGACGCCTTCGGGCTGCGCAACCTCGACTCCGTCGGCGCCGGAAACGTCCTCTACGAGACCGACTACCCGCACTCCGACTCCACCTGGCCCAAGTCGCGGGAGGTCGGCGAGGCGCAGATGGGACACCTGGCCCCGGACGTGGTGGAGCGGATCGTGCGGGGCAACGCGATCAAGCTGCTGGGGCTGACAGAGGACGGCCTGTGGAGCCCCCGGTGA
- a CDS encoding LLM class F420-dependent oxidoreductase, with protein sequence MFAEPWEADAGPADLVEIARAADRSGFAYVAACDHVAIPRRLAEAMSTVWYDPVATLAHLAAVTTRVRLLSHVAVVGLRHPLVTAKQYATLDHLSGGRLVLGVGAGHVREEFEALGADFERRGTVLDETIDALRAALGPDEFPSHHGKAYDFEGLGQRPRPAQDRVPVWVGGSSPAAVRRAALKGDGWLPQGDPRDRLPAQIERIGRLRAEAGVEGPFTVGAITEPLYVGTPSWNVGRRTLTGPPQALAASLRAYPAMGVDQIQVRFRCRDRSELIDQITAFGAEVAPHL encoded by the coding sequence ATGTTCGCCGAACCGTGGGAGGCCGACGCCGGCCCCGCCGACCTCGTCGAGATCGCCCGGGCCGCCGACCGGTCCGGCTTCGCCTACGTCGCCGCCTGCGACCACGTGGCGATCCCGCGCCGGCTGGCCGAGGCCATGAGCACGGTCTGGTACGACCCCGTGGCCACCCTCGCCCACCTCGCGGCCGTGACGACCCGCGTCCGGCTGCTCAGCCACGTCGCCGTCGTCGGCCTGCGCCACCCCCTCGTCACCGCCAAGCAGTATGCGACCCTCGACCACCTCAGCGGGGGCCGTCTGGTCCTCGGGGTCGGCGCGGGACACGTGCGGGAGGAGTTCGAGGCGCTGGGCGCCGACTTCGAGCGGCGCGGCACGGTCCTGGACGAGACGATCGACGCCCTGCGCGCCGCCCTCGGGCCGGACGAGTTCCCCTCCCACCACGGGAAGGCGTACGACTTCGAGGGGCTCGGGCAGCGGCCCCGGCCCGCCCAGGACCGTGTCCCCGTGTGGGTCGGCGGCTCCTCCCCGGCCGCCGTGCGCCGCGCCGCGCTCAAGGGCGACGGCTGGCTGCCCCAGGGCGACCCGCGCGACCGGCTCCCCGCGCAGATCGAGCGGATCGGGCGGCTGCGCGCCGAGGCCGGCGTCGAGGGGCCCTTCACCGTCGGCGCCATCACCGAGCCCCTGTACGTCGGCACGCCTTCCTGGAACGTCGGCCGCCGCACCCTCACCGGGCCCCCGCAGGCCCTCGCCGCGTCGCTGCGCGCCTACCCGGCGATGGGCGTCGACCAGATCCAGGTCCGGTTCCGCTGCCGCGACCGATCCGAACTCATCGACCAGATCACCGCGTTCGGGGCCGAGGTCGCCCCGCACCTGTGA
- a CDS encoding SDR family NAD(P)-dependent oxidoreductase, with translation MGKGKLDGRVVIVTGAARGQGEQEARLFTEEGARVVVADVLEEQGRALAEEIGALFLPLDVGSEEAWQSTVRAVQQAYGRVDGLVNNAGILRFNALTDTPLDEFMQVVRVNQVGCFLGVKTVAPVMSDGGTIVNTASYTAVTGMAAVGAYAATKHAILGLTRVAALELAPRGIRVNAVCPGAVDTAMSNPSMLDPDADLEETAKAIDGLYRKLVPLGRIGRPEEVARLALFLTSQDSSYITGQPFVIDGGWLAGVAVI, from the coding sequence ATGGGCAAGGGCAAGCTGGACGGTCGCGTCGTCATCGTCACCGGAGCCGCACGCGGCCAGGGCGAACAGGAGGCGCGGCTCTTCACCGAGGAGGGCGCGCGGGTGGTCGTCGCCGACGTCCTCGAGGAGCAGGGCCGGGCGCTCGCCGAGGAGATCGGCGCCCTGTTCCTCCCGCTCGACGTGGGCAGCGAGGAGGCCTGGCAGTCGACCGTGCGGGCCGTGCAGCAGGCGTACGGGCGCGTCGACGGCCTGGTCAACAATGCCGGCATCCTGCGCTTCAACGCGCTCACCGACACCCCCCTCGACGAGTTCATGCAGGTCGTGAGGGTCAACCAGGTCGGCTGCTTCCTGGGCGTCAAGACGGTCGCGCCGGTGATGTCCGACGGGGGCACGATCGTCAACACGGCCTCGTACACCGCGGTGACGGGGATGGCGGCGGTGGGCGCGTACGCGGCGACCAAGCACGCGATCCTCGGGCTCACCAGGGTCGCCGCGCTGGAGCTCGCGCCGCGTGGCATCCGGGTCAACGCCGTGTGCCCGGGCGCGGTCGACACCGCGATGTCCAACCCCTCGATGCTGGACCCGGACGCCGACCTGGAGGAGACCGCGAAGGCCATCGACGGGCTGTACCGCAAGCTCGTCCCGCTGGGCCGGATCGGCCGCCCGGAGGAGGTGGCCCGCCTCGCGCTGTTCCTCACCTCGCAGGACTCCTCCTACATCACCGGGCAGCCGTTCGTGATCGACGGGGGATGGCTCGCGGGAGTCGCCGTCATCTGA
- a CDS encoding LLM class flavin-dependent oxidoreductase, translated as MEFGLFVQGYVGKRAETDPLAEHKALMEETEYVIQADRSGFKYAWASEHHFLEEYSHLSANDVFLGYLAHATDRIHLGSGIFNPLAQVNHPVKVAEKVAMLDHLTGNRFEFGSGRGAGSHEILGFLPGITDMNHTKEIWEEAIAEFPKMWLQDEYVGFQGKHWQLPPRKILPKPYGKSHPAMWYAAGSPPSYAMAARKGLGVLGFSIQKVSDMEWVLEQYKTAVVNAEPIGDFVNDNVMVTTTAICAPTHDEAIRIAVEGELHYLPSLVFRYHDTFPRPEGFPVWPETLPEYNAEFVELLIEEELLICGDPDEVTRQCKRWEQAGADQLSFGLPVGVPKEETLQTIRLIGEHVIPKIDTDPVHRTTRFRQGA; from the coding sequence TTGGAATTCGGGCTCTTTGTACAGGGATACGTGGGCAAGCGCGCCGAGACCGATCCGCTCGCCGAGCACAAGGCGCTGATGGAGGAGACCGAGTACGTCATCCAGGCGGACCGGTCCGGGTTCAAGTACGCCTGGGCGTCCGAGCACCACTTCCTGGAGGAGTACTCGCACCTCTCCGCCAACGACGTCTTCCTCGGCTACCTCGCCCACGCGACCGACCGCATCCACCTCGGCTCGGGCATCTTCAACCCACTGGCCCAGGTCAACCACCCGGTGAAGGTCGCCGAGAAGGTCGCCATGCTCGACCACCTCACCGGCAACCGCTTCGAGTTCGGCTCAGGCCGCGGCGCCGGCTCCCACGAGATCCTCGGCTTCCTCCCCGGCATCACCGACATGAACCACACGAAGGAGATCTGGGAGGAGGCCATCGCCGAGTTCCCGAAGATGTGGCTCCAGGACGAGTACGTCGGCTTCCAGGGCAAGCACTGGCAGCTCCCGCCGCGCAAGATCCTGCCGAAGCCGTACGGGAAGTCGCACCCGGCGATGTGGTACGCGGCCGGTTCGCCGCCCTCGTACGCGATGGCCGCCCGCAAGGGCCTCGGCGTGCTGGGCTTCAGCATCCAGAAGGTCTCCGACATGGAATGGGTGCTGGAGCAGTACAAGACGGCCGTCGTGAACGCCGAGCCGATCGGCGACTTCGTCAACGACAACGTGATGGTGACGACGACGGCGATCTGCGCGCCCACCCACGACGAGGCGATCCGGATCGCCGTCGAGGGCGAACTGCACTACCTGCCCTCGCTGGTGTTCCGCTACCACGACACCTTCCCGCGGCCCGAGGGCTTCCCGGTCTGGCCGGAGACCCTGCCCGAGTACAACGCCGAGTTCGTCGAACTGCTCATCGAGGAGGAGCTGCTGATCTGCGGCGACCCCGACGAGGTGACGCGGCAGTGCAAGCGGTGGGAACAGGCGGGCGCCGACCAGCTGTCCTTCGGGCTGCCGGTGGGGGTGCCGAAGGAGGAGACGCTGCAGACGATCCGGCTGATCGGGGAGCACGTGATCCCGAAGATCGACACGGATCCCGTGCACCGCACCACACGGTTCCGGCAGGGCGCGTAG